In Centropristis striata isolate RG_2023a ecotype Rhode Island chromosome 1, C.striata_1.0, whole genome shotgun sequence, one DNA window encodes the following:
- the LOC131970992 gene encoding CDGSH iron-sulfur domain-containing protein 3, mitochondrial-like has protein sequence MNPASFLVAVRRCTQTFRRPFPSSIVQCCLQSTQPVPAARLPYRVKVSAGKRYAWCACGHSKKQPFCDGAHKSKAPSIAPLRFTPDKDRTVSLCACKQTKNAPYCDGSHFKVIFQDIVKSVKGVFK, from the exons ATGAACCCAGCCAGTTTTCTCGTCGCAGTGCGGAGATGCACGCAGACCTTCAGACGACCTTTTCCCTCATCCATA GTTCAGTGCTGCCTACAGTCCACACAGCCTGTCCCTGCAGCCCGGCTGCCCTACAGAGTGAAGGTGTCTGCTGGGAAACGCTATGCCTGGTGTGCTTGTGGACACAGTAAGAAACAG cCTTTCTGTGACGGGGCTCACAAGTCAAAAGCTCCGAGTATCGCTCCTCTACGCTTCACCCCGGACAAAGACAGGACGGTCTCGCTGTGTGCctgtaaacaaaccaaaaacgcTCCGTACTGTGACGGCTCACACTTTAAGGTCATCTTCCAGGATATAGTGAAGTCAGTGAAAGGCGTCTTTAAATGA